In Arachis hypogaea cultivar Tifrunner chromosome 7, arahy.Tifrunner.gnm2.J5K5, whole genome shotgun sequence, the genomic window ACATAGTTCATTCAGAAATTTAAACAAAATGGCTTCTTGTAAGAAATAGAGATGTGGTCAAAGAATAATTATCATAGTTATTTCATATCCTTCTTTGCAGCTCATTACTCATCAGGTTTTGGAGGCGTTGCACTACTTGCATAACTTGGGAATCATTCACTGTGACCTGAAGCCAGAAAATGTTCTAataaaaagttacaaaagatgtGAGATAAAGGTTATTGATCTTGGAAGCAGTTGCTTTCAATCCGACAATCTATGCCTATATGTACAATCCCGATCCTATAGAGCTCCTGAAGTTATGTTAGGCCTTCAATATGACGAAAAAATCGACATATGGTCTCTCGGATGCATCTTGGCTGAGCTATGCTCTGGTGAAGTATGTTTTAATTTACCTATTAATATATTCTGAAATGGATTTTTCCGTAACTTTAACATAAGCTTAGGAATTTAAATCCTTTTTGAGAAATTCAGTAAGTTATGCAGTTTGGTTGGCTAATATATTGAGGGATAATTTATATTCAGATTATGATAAATTCTTTGTTATTGATTTATCCTGATTATTTGTGTCTTCTGTAGGTGCTCTTTCCAAACGATGGAGTTGTGATGATTCTAGCGCGTATGATTGGAATGCTTGGTCCTATTGATCTAGAGATGTTGGTTAAAGGGCAAGATACACACAAGTACTTCACCAAAgaatatgatatttattatgtAAATGAGGTTTGTTTCCCattgtttttttcccttttttgtcAGTAGGTTTACAAATTTTgttcattcattcttcttcatgcCGGTGAATATATGTCACATTGATTTCTTTACTTgacagaaaaaacaaaaataagttcCTTTCTAGTTTCTAAGTGTATTAGATACATAGCAAGGATTTTGTTGACGTGATGCAGTAccttttttctgcattttcttatgagggtttatcaaattttattattcCACTTCTTGCTTAATTTCAAATACTGCTATGGCTGCATTCAATTAAAATATTTCACAGTGAATGCAAATTCAATACTAATAAAAGAAAATGTGGTATAGCATTTTGGGAGAGAGAAATATACAGCAACTGAAAAGAATAAGCATGTGTATTAGAGTAAATTACACTAGCTTCCCCTAGAGTTTAGGTAATATTATACACATGATTCCTGGATTTCGTATAACTTAACCTTAGAGAGGTTGATGCCGTGTGTAATATCACCTAACTTTACAGAGTTCAGTGCAATTCAACAACaaagaaggaaaaggagaaaaTGACCTTAAATACATCAACCAAATGGAatccttgttttaaattttgatttcagtttatttttgttctttttctttttttaaactaatatttGATGTCTCATACAGGAGACTGATCAATTGGAGTACATAATTCCAGAGGAGTCATCATTGGAGCAGCACCTACAAGTTTCTGATACAATGTTTATAGACTTTGTAAGATACTTGCTTAGCATCAACCCTAAAAGAAGACCTACTGCTAGACAAGCACTAAAGCATCCGTGGCTTTCCCATGTTTACAAGTCCAA contains:
- the LOC112702373 gene encoding uncharacterized protein isoform X3; translation: MTKKSTYGLSDASWLSYALVLFPNDGVVMILARMIGMLGPIDLEMLVKGQDTHKYFTKEYDIYYVNEETDQLEYIIPEESSLEQHLQVSDTMFIDFVRYLLSINPKRRPTARQALKHPWLSHVYKSK